A single Carassius carassius chromosome 3, fCarCar2.1, whole genome shotgun sequence DNA region contains:
- the LOC132115145 gene encoding uncharacterized protein LOC132115145 yields MDHFYRQDVMDLQSMESVSKSLHEGIFSICNICKSLMNAQVDPTTDTCSNYKEIRRHIEDAEQCMKNTEKMIQEKLVHLDERMEQLIREKQNVEQQKKEKNMTMDKLHEEKKSAEVSLEYSKAALTQAIKNLESANYALSVQQDRRNAGEGLTIAGGVLLAIPIIGWIAGPIMITEGQRGIEEASNALRHAESEKQNCESQLWNWTTKVFHYEGIISETQAEIEQANEALKRIEWKIEEVQEHLKGTAEIQEVVRRTANLLSVLSGRVTVLERQTQRFILWQPVVKSMEDVMKAMVNIAENRLLYSDGVPGLINTLRENVGGLLALCNSSSNSENDSYY; encoded by the exons ATGGACCATTTCTACAGACAAGA TGTTATGGATTTGCAGTCTATGGAGTCAGTTTCTAAGTCTCTACATGAAGGAATTTTCTCGATCTGTAACATCTGCAAGTCCCTTATGAATGCACAAGTCGATCCCACCACAGACACATGCTCCAATTACAAAGAAATCAGGAGACATATTGAGGATGCGGAGCAGTGCatgaaaaatactgagaaaatgatTCAAGAAAAACTGGTACATTTGGATGAACGCATGGAGCAACTTATTAGAGAGAAGCAAAATGTTgagcagcagaagaaagaaaaaaacatgaccATGGATAAATTGCATGAAGAGAAGAAGTCGGCTGAAGTTTCATTAGAGTATTCCAAAGCAGCTTTGACACAGGCTATAAAAAACCTAGAATCAGCAAACTATGCCCTAAGCGTACAACAAGACAGAAGGAACGCAGGTGAAGGACTGACAATTGCAGGAGGGGTATTGCTTGCAATACCAATTATTGGATGGATTGCTG GTCCAATAATGATTACTGAGGGACAGCGGGGAATTGAAGAAGCTTCAAATGCCTTGAGACATGCTGAAAGCGAGAAACAAAACTGTGAGTCTCAGTTGTGGAACTGGACTACAAAAGTTTTTCATTACGAGGGAATAATCTCTGAGACACAGGCCGAAATTGAGCAGGCCAATGAAGCACTGAAGAGGATTGAGTGGAAGATTGAAGAGGTTCAAGAGCATCTAAAAGGCACAGCTGAAATTCAGGAAGTGGTCCGGAGAACCGCCAACCTTCTGAGTGTTCTTAGTGGAAGAGTCACTGTCCTGGAGAGACAAACACAACGTTTCATCCTCTGGCAGCCTGTAGTAAAGTCCATGGAAGATGTGATGAAGGCAATGGTAAATATTGCTGAGAATCGGCTCCTGTATAGTGATGGTGTCCCAGGCCTTATAAATACTTTGAGGGAGAATGTTGGAGGATTACTGGCTTTATGCAACTCATCCAGTAATTCAGAAAATGACAGCTATTACTGA